One genomic region from Flexibacter flexilis DSM 6793 encodes:
- a CDS encoding bifunctional heptose 7-phosphate kinase/heptose 1-phosphate adenyltransferase, whose protein sequence is MNVNTVFEDFNNLRALIIGDIMIDSYLWGKVERISPEAPVPVLNVQRREYRLGGAANVALNVQALGATPVLCAVVGDDADGTKMLDILSDNGLATEGILQSANRITTVKHRVISGSHHLLRIDSEDDSVIKAAEQEALLQKIAALLPTCQVVIFEDYDKGVLCENVIQQTIKLAQELQIPTVVDPKKRNFMHYTGASLFKPNLKELREGLKIEVDINDDAQIAQSVEQLKARLGVEAALLTLSERGMYLDMNAQKHHVPAHLRQISDVSGAGDTVVSIAALCMALRLPPRQVVELANLGGGLVCEHVGVVPINKARLKEEAEKLEI, encoded by the coding sequence ATGAACGTGAATACCGTATTTGAGGACTTTAACAACCTACGTGCGCTGATTATCGGCGACATTATGATAGATTCGTATTTGTGGGGCAAAGTAGAACGTATTTCGCCAGAAGCTCCAGTACCTGTGCTCAACGTGCAACGCCGCGAATATCGCTTGGGTGGTGCGGCCAACGTGGCTCTCAACGTGCAGGCTTTGGGCGCAACGCCAGTGCTTTGTGCGGTGGTCGGCGACGATGCCGACGGGACAAAAATGTTAGATATACTTTCCGATAACGGCCTTGCCACCGAAGGTATTTTGCAAAGTGCCAACCGCATCACGACCGTAAAACATCGTGTTATTTCGGGTTCGCACCATTTGTTACGCATTGACTCTGAGGACGATTCGGTAATTAAAGCAGCCGAACAAGAAGCATTACTTCAGAAAATAGCCGCGCTTTTGCCTACTTGCCAAGTCGTGATTTTCGAGGACTACGACAAGGGCGTTTTGTGCGAAAACGTAATCCAACAAACCATCAAACTCGCCCAAGAGCTCCAAATCCCGACGGTAGTCGATCCCAAAAAACGCAATTTTATGCACTACACGGGCGCGAGTCTATTCAAACCCAACCTGAAAGAGCTACGCGAAGGCCTCAAAATAGAAGTAGATATCAACGACGATGCGCAAATCGCGCAGTCTGTCGAGCAACTCAAGGCGCGTTTGGGTGTGGAAGCTGCATTACTCACGCTCTCCGAACGCGGTATGTACTTGGACATGAACGCCCAAAAACACCACGTACCCGCACATTTGCGCCAAATCTCGGACGTGTCGGGCGCAGGCGATACGGTGGTAAGCATCGCGGCGTTGTGTATGGCCCTAAGGCTGCCGCCGCGCCAAGTGGTAGAGCTGGCCAATTTGGGCGGTGGCCTCGTGTGCGAGCACGTGGGCGTTGTTCCCATCAACAAAGCACGCCTCAAAGAAGAAGCCGAAAAGTTGGAGATTTAG
- a CDS encoding L,D-transpeptidase family protein has product MSRNLFFLVFLVVFSSATARKDFLSEQKKYPRVRQAFQEKGDFISGVLGTNQIQENALQILLVAYKNEQILELYAKNKTDQTYTKIANYRVCEQSGELGPKSEEGDGQVPEGFYYIDRYNPASTYYLSLGVNYPNQADRIRSKAKRLGGDIFVHGQCVTIGCLPMTDEKIKEIYLYAIQACQNGQKLIPMYIFPFRMNQNNMQRFAEEYADQPELLAFWKNLKTGHDLFLQTRQELRPRVASNGKYYF; this is encoded by the coding sequence ATGTCCCGCAATCTCTTTTTTCTTGTATTTCTGGTGGTGTTTTCGTCGGCTACGGCTCGCAAAGATTTTCTTTCCGAACAAAAAAAATATCCGCGTGTACGGCAGGCTTTCCAAGAAAAAGGAGATTTTATTTCGGGCGTTTTGGGCACCAACCAAATACAAGAAAATGCGCTGCAAATCTTGCTGGTAGCCTACAAAAACGAGCAAATTTTGGAGCTTTACGCCAAAAATAAAACCGACCAGACTTACACCAAAATCGCAAATTATCGTGTATGCGAGCAGTCGGGTGAGTTAGGTCCAAAAAGCGAGGAAGGCGACGGCCAAGTACCCGAAGGATTTTATTACATAGACCGTTACAACCCTGCCAGCACGTATTATTTGTCGTTGGGCGTAAATTACCCCAATCAGGCCGACCGCATTCGCAGCAAAGCCAAGCGGCTCGGCGGCGACATTTTCGTACACGGACAATGTGTGACGATAGGCTGCCTGCCCATGACCGACGAGAAAATCAAAGAAATTTATTTATACGCGATTCAGGCCTGTCAGAACGGCCAAAAACTGATTCCGATGTATATTTTTCCGTTCCGAATGAACCAAAACAATATGCAGCGGTTTGCAGAAGAGTACGCCGACCAACCCGAATTGTTGGCCTTTTGGAAAAACCTCAAAACGGGTCATGATTTGTTCCTGCAAACGCGCCAAGAGCTTCGGCCACGCGTGGCCAGCAACGGAAAGTATTATTTCTAA
- a CDS encoding DUF1573 domain-containing protein, producing MMRKLFSKITLAVAVLSVQMAVAQPAIKFKTESHDFGEIVEGTQAVYEFEFTNTGNQPLILSSVNASCGCTTPSWTKEPIMPGKKGSIKASYNSSGRPGTFNKTITVNSNIGTPSMLSIKGMVAGKDARPTYTAEQLKTSPKLELTKNTFALGKLEGGQVAVSHVTVKNTGASTLEINNVQSACNCVTYTVSDKSVKVGESATIELKYTAPRNKGDVSETVYIYSNDLNSPSTKVTLKASLTDSFASQGLMRENRMAVPFK from the coding sequence ATGATGCGCAAACTTTTTTCTAAAATAACTTTAGCAGTAGCCGTTTTGAGCGTACAAATGGCCGTAGCTCAGCCCGCTATCAAATTCAAGACCGAAAGCCACGACTTCGGCGAAATCGTAGAGGGTACACAAGCCGTTTACGAATTTGAATTTACAAACACTGGCAATCAGCCGCTTATCCTTTCAAGCGTAAACGCTTCTTGCGGTTGTACTACGCCGTCTTGGACGAAAGAACCCATCATGCCTGGCAAAAAAGGCAGTATCAAAGCCTCTTACAACAGCTCTGGCCGCCCTGGTACTTTCAACAAAACCATTACGGTAAACAGCAACATTGGCACACCGTCTATGCTTTCCATCAAAGGCATGGTAGCGGGCAAAGACGCTCGCCCAACCTACACGGCGGAACAACTCAAAACTTCTCCAAAACTCGAATTGACCAAAAATACGTTTGCTTTGGGCAAACTCGAAGGTGGACAAGTGGCCGTATCGCACGTAACCGTAAAAAATACGGGAGCTTCTACGCTGGAAATCAACAATGTACAAAGTGCTTGCAACTGCGTGACTTACACGGTTTCGGACAAATCCGTAAAAGTAGGCGAGTCGGCAACCATCGAACTCAAATACACTGCCCCACGCAATAAAGGCGACGTAAGCGAAACGGTTTATATCTATTCCAACGACCTGAACTCGCCAAGCACCAAAGTAACACTAAAAGCAAGCCTTACAGATTCGTTTGCTTCTCAAGGACTTATGCGCGAAAATCGCATGGCTGTTCCTTTCAAATAA